The genomic stretch AGTTATTAGAATTACAGATGTAGATATTGATAGAATTTTTATAATAGAGTCAGTTCCATCGGCCGGAGTTGTGCTTCTCCCATTAAGCCGAAAGCTATATACATTTCCTGGTAGAGCATGGTGGGCTCCTTTACGGTTTTCTAAAATATCAAATAATATGTTACCGCAACTTAACGAACAAAAAGTACGTTCTATTATTTATAAATGGGCAATGTGCGAACTCGGTAAAGCATACGATTTTACAATGATAGGATCTATTATAAAAAGCATTCTATTAAAGTGCAAAGCTTCAGAAGAAGATTGTCGGGAATATATTTGTTCGGAACTTGTTGCCCAAGCTTTTAAACAGGGCCAAATCTGGCCCAAAGGCATGAACATATCTAACATTACGCCTGTGGATATCATCAATTTGCCAATAATAGATGCGCTGGTCGAGCTTTACTAAACTAAATAAGAAAGAATGGTGGCATATTCGAAGGTGCCACCCTCAAAGCGCAGACTGGCACTAAGTAGCATGACACCAAAAGAACATAAAAAGAAGGAGGAGTAAATGGGCGATAAAGGCAAGAAGGATAAGGATAAACACAACAAGCAAGCAGAGCAAGCAAAGAACGAAGCAAACAAGAAGAAACAGCCAACAATCAAGCATACTTGAGATTCGGCAAGCACTAAAGCTGAGGATCTGTTGAAGTAAGAGTCAAATAACAGACGTCCTATAAAGTGACACCCTGATAATAGGGTGCTACAAAGTAGGATGTCTACAAGATGCGTAGGCTGGCACTATTTAGGATGGTACCAAAAGAATTTAACATACAATGCTTGAATTCTTAGCACCATTAATATTTATCTGTATTATCTTCTTCCTATTCAGGATTCTTTTCCTCAGTTGGGTATCCGGCGAGGAGGGGGTAGCTAGGAAGCTTGAGTCCTTGCGAAGAATAAACAAAGAATACCACCCATTCAATAATATCATATTGAAAACTCCAGATGGAACTACGCAGATCGATCATATATTAATATCTCCTTACGGAATATTTGTAATTGAAACTAAAGATTTTAAAGGATGGATTTTTGGTGATGCACATCAAAAGAAATGGACTCAATCTCTTTTTGGCTCCAGACGCTCTTCTATTAAGTACCAATTTCAGAATCCGATCCGCCAAAATTATAAGCATGTAAAGGCCGCTCAAGACTTCCTAGATATTGATTCGAAATCCATATTTAATGTGGTCGTATTTACTGGAACGAGCGAATTTAAGACAGATATGCCAGAAAATGTTTTAAAATTGCATGATCTTCTCCCATGTATTAAACTCCAAACAAAAATATTATTTACTAGTGAAAAAGTAGAAGCGCTTTCGCAAAAACTTAGGGATTACGTTGAACACGCTTCCTATAATGAGGAAGATCATTTTAAAAACATTGTAAATAATATGATGCATCCAATCTGTCCCAGATGTGGCAAGCCGATGGTTCTTCGAAAGGCGAGAAAGGGGGCTGGGGCAGGTTCCGAATTTTGGGGATGCCCCAATTTTCCCGAATGCAGGATAACAAAGAACGTGGCCTAACGAAAACCAAGGAATAATTAGGCCAGCGCCCATTAAATAAAGGAGACCACATGCCCGAAGGAGGATTCTTAGTAAAGATTAACGGCAAGGAGCTGTGCCGTTGTTATGCGATAGCGTTCTGAAGATACCGAAAGCATAGCCATCGAAATTGAATAAACTATTAGGGCGGCCGTAAAAATGGGACAGTCCCGACCTCGCTGAGATTACGGTCCCGGGACAGTCCCTATTTTTCCACCGTAACCCGTGCTATGGCGCGGGTTTTTTATTGGAATTATTTTAAAATAGTTTGCAACTATTTTGGCACTTTTAGCGTCTTTATATGTAGGGGGATAGATTTTAGCTCACCAACAAGAGTTGTTAGGAACAAAAAAGTTTAAGTTAATGTATTGACAATGTAACTACAAAATGATATTCTATCCAAAAGATATTATAAAGAAAGGCGGCGATAAAAATGAGGAAGAAAATGCCGGAATTTAAATCAGAAGAAGAGGAGGCGCTTTTTTGGAGCAAACACAGCCCCCTCGATTACCCTGATGAAGCTAAAGCGGCAGAAAAACCTTTCGAATTTGCTATGTATCTTCTTAAGCGCGCCGCAAAAGAACACAAAGAGAAAAAGCGTTTGCTGACATTTAGAATGGAGCAAAGCCAAATATTGCTGGCAAAGATTATTGCTAAAAAATATGGCGATAATTATCAAAGTTTGTTACGGAAATGGATCAGGGAACGAATTTATGAAGAGATAAAAGGAAATCCAAATATCGCAAAGGATGTTAGGAAGCAGAATTTGCGATTGGTATAAGACAGAGAAATAGGTAATAACGGGGCCATCCTGCGCGGGGACACCCTAGATTGCAGGCTACCTCCAGATAACATATGAAAATACTAACCGAAAAGATCAGAGTAGATACTAAAGAAGCGAAGGATCTCGTAAATATAACGGGTGAGGTCGCGGATATCCTGAAGGGCTCGGGCCTTAAAAAGGGGAATGTCACAGTGTTTGTAGTCGGTTCGACCGCGGCCATAACGACATTCGAATACGAGAACGGCATGATAAAGGATATGCAGGATCTCTGCGAGAAGCTGGTGCCGTCAAATAAGCATTATAATCACGATGAGACCTGGGGAGACGCGAACGGATTCAGCCACCTTAGGGCCGCTCTCTTTGGCCCATCGCTCACGATACCGTTCGAAGGCGGCAAGCTGTCTCTCGGCACATGGCAGCAGGTGGTCCTGGCGGAATTCGATAACCGTCCGCGTAATCGCGAGATAATTGTTCAGATGATAGGGGAGTAACTTGTAAGAACCCGGAATTATAAACCGTGTAAGACCGCAACCCGTGCTAAGGCGCGGGTTTTTTATTTTGAACTATTTTAAAATAGTTTGCAACAATTTTGGCACTTTTAGCGTCTTTATATGTAGGGGGTATTATGGTGAATTCGCCATAATTAGAAGCCAGATTAGCCTGAATAAAACAGAAAGGTAGCAATATGAAGAATTTGAAAGGACCTAATGCTTAATAATTACCACATTTTTTTATCGAGTTTAAAGGAAAAGATACGAAAAGAGCGCTTGCGGGTTGTTCTCGCAAGCAATGCGGCGTTAGTGATGTTGTATTGGGATATAGGCCGGAGTATATTGAAAAAACAAAATGAAGAAGGATGGGGCTCAAGGGTTATTGACCGGCTTTCATCGGATTTAAGCAGAGAATTCCCGGATATGAAAGGATTTTCACCAAGAAATCTAAAATATATGCGCTCGTTCGGTATCGCATGGCCGGATAAGCTAATTGTGCAACGGGTCATTGCACAATTACCATGGCGCAGTAACATAGCTTTAATAGATAAGCTTAAAAAGCCCGAAGAACGTTTATGGTATGCGATGAAAACCATAAAGCATGGCTGGTCGCAACCGATTCTTTGTTTACAGATAGAGGCACAAGCTCATAAGCGTGAGGGTAAGGCAACCAATAATTTTTCACTGGCACTTACATCGGTTGACTCGGATATGGCCAAAGAGGTATTCAAGGATCCATATTTATTCGATTTTTTAGGAACCGCCGATATACGCAGAGAAAAAGAAGTTGAACAGGCATTGGTGGATCATATACAACGATTCTTGCTGGAATTGGGGCAGGGATTCGCTTTTGTTGGCAGACAGGTTCATCTTGAGCTTGGTGGAAATGATTATTATATTGATTTGCTTTTTTATCACCTTAAATTGAGGTGCTACATAATTATTGAACTTAAGGCAGGAGATTTTGTCCCGGAATATGTGGGAAAGATGAACATGTATCTAAGCGTTGTGGATGATATTCTACGGCATCCTGATGATAACCCAAGCATTGGACTGTTGCTTGTAAAACGAAAAAACAAAATGATCGCTGAATATGCTTTGAGTGGTTACACAAAACCTATAGGTGTAGCGCAGTGGGAAACAAAAATAACCAAAAGCTTACCTAAAGAACTTAAGTCGAACCTTCCAGCTATTGAAGAGATCGAGAAAGAGTTAAGTAAGGGCAAATTTATGCCATAATTACCCCATGGCGCGGGTTTTTTATTGGAATTATTTTACATATGGTGAACAGAATAAGGCAGGTTAAAGCGAAAAAAGCTAGATATCTTTCTATTGACTTAACGGAATTCTGTGCTATAATCATCTACAATGATTACCTATAAGCATAGATATAACCTACTATTTAAAGCTATCGCAGCAGCTGTAGTGTTTCTATTTGTAGCTAATGACATAGCCTGGACTCAGCTTTCCAATTGTGACTCTTCGAAAAGTTCTACACTTGCCCCCCTTGCAGGTAATCCTCAAGTATATAGCGCAATGCGCCAGATGATGGAAGAAGAACGTGTTCTACACCGGGAAGACATGGATGAGGTCATAGAACGGCACGCTAAGAATGCAAAGGATCTATTCGATGCTTCCTCTCTAGAAGATCTCAAGAAAGAGTTTATGGAGCGCATTGTTGATTGCGGCGCTAATAACATGCTGTCAAGGCTAAAGGCAACACTAGCTTCCACGGGAGGACAGGTTCAGGTCATATTCGTGAAGAGTGAAGATGAGCTGCCGGTATTTGAAGGAAAGAAAGTGTGGGGGCATGCCGGCACTTCCGTTACAGCATTTGCATTAGAAAGCGAGAAGGATTCAAAAGAAGGAAGAAGAGAGATAATCGCAAGGCTCTTTCACGAGATAAGGGCGAGATCGACCTTAGCCGGTGAATTCGCGAACCTTACTTTTGCCACCCATGTAAATGCCATTAATAGAATTCCGCCGGTTACGGAAGCGAAGCCCGTGCCGCAGGCTATCGATATTACTAAACCCCTCCTTGTAGTTTTTGATCTGCATGGAACCCTCCTTAAGCCGAGCTGGAAAGAAGCTCACGCCTTAGCCTATGCAAAAATAAAAGATGTAAGCCAGGAAGAAGCGCTCATATGGCTGGAGAACCTTCCGCTTAAGCGCCTAAGATATGAGTTCATACAATTACTTTCCCAGGCCACCGGTGTTTCGGAGGCCAAGGCGCGAGAATATCTGAAATGGGCCCAGAAACACTGCGCGAGGATAAAGACGCCTGAGGTTATGCCCGGAGCGTTGGAATTTATGGAGGCGTTATATAAAAAAGGCGTGCCTATGGTCATTATTAGCGGATCTAAGAGAGATGTTGTAATGGATCAACTCAGAGAACGCGGGTTTCTCAAATTCATTCCTGCAGAGATGGTGGTCTCCAGGGATGATGTCGCGCTTTCCGCTCCTCGTGCTAAAAATGATTCACGATTCCGTGAGGCCGCTATCGAAAGCTTAACATATAAATTTCAGGGTTACCGCCTCGCGCACTTTAATGACTGGGTCGGCGGCATCCGATCCGTGAAGAAGCGCGGGGGTATAGCCTTTGGCCTGCCACAGGGCGAAGGAGAGGAAAAGGATTTGAACAGCGCGGCTATGGAGAAAGAAGGCGCTGATTTAATGATAAATGGATGGCATAACTGGAAGGAGATCCTGGCCGGTTTACAGATCAATGAGAAGTTACAAAAAGAAAATAGGCGAGTCCCGGTTTATCTTAAGAAGGCAAAGGAGCTGCAGCTTGTGCTTCCTGCCCGGCGGCCGGATAAGTTAACCCTATTTATCGATGTAAGCGATGACCTTAGAGAATTAACATATTATGAAGTGGAAGATGACGACGGGGTGATGAGGTATGACGGCAGTATTGATTATGGCCGGCTTAAATTAAGAAAGATCTGCCGCTTACCTAGCTCTTATCTTATTTCTCCGGAAAGATACATGAATAAGCACCTTACCGGCGAGGCGAAGGCCAGTATTTACCGTGTCTGGCCTCAAGGTAAGCGCTATACGCGGTATCGTAATATCATTACCTCCTGGGACAAAGAGGTTGACAGAGATGTCTGGACGACAAATATCGATACTGTCTATCTGCACAAATGCATTGAAGATTCCGGACTTCTGGATTTCGGAGGTATCAGCCGCGCAATCGAAATAGGTACAGGCGGAGGGCATCTGTCTGTATTGCTTGCCTCCCGGATTCCCAACTTAAAAGAAATTATCATTACAGACATCAGCATGTACGCCCTAGAGGCAGCCAAGCGGGTTATCATGCCCTTCATGAATAAAGGCTTGCGCCTGCGGACCTATTTAGGCAAAGGTTTAGGCACGATAAGGGAGGCAAAAGCGGATCTGGTCGTTGTCAATCCGCCGTATATTCCCACCCCGCCATTTATACAAGGCCGGCACGTCGATCCTTACCGCGGCACCGGCCTGATCAGGGAAGTGCTGGAGAAAGGGATCTATAAACTCAATCCCAAAAATCCAAATGCCTGTATCGTTATGAATGTAAGTTCAATGGCGCAAAAACAATTTCAGGAATATACCCGGGAGTTCGGCGATAACCTTACGGTGGAGAAATTCGGCGAGCCGCTCAGGGTGCCTCTTAAAATCAGCGGTATCACCGATGAGTGGCGACAATGGCTGGTTAATGAGGGAGGATTGGAATATAGTCCGAATTGCGCGGAAGACGAAGAGCCGTATCATCACACGCTTCAGGCTTATATTATCAAGCCAAGATCGGGAGCGGTGAAGACCTGGGCGGTAAAAGAGAAGGATAAGATAGAGTCGAATATTTATACGGATACAGACGCAATGATCAGGCTATTCCGGCCGCTATTGAATCCGCAAGCCACCCCGGAAGAGAATGAATTAAAGTTAAGATTCCCCGAGATCTACGGCTATCTCCTGCTGCGCCCGGAGGAGATGAATTTTGACGCCGCGCCGGCCCCACTCGCGCCGGAAAGAAATCTGACGTTTACCAATCATATCCTTAAGCGCGGGTTTGGCAGGAAATTACTTGGTTTAGAGAATGAGGATTTTGAACTATTTCAAAAGGGACTCGGGGTCCAGGAGGCAGAATTCACGCGCCTATGCCGGATCGTCAGCGCCCTAAAAGATACCGATATTCTTCCTTATATCCGCTGCGCATTTCTTTATCATGATGTGGCTAAGGCGCAGCTGCCGGAATTAAAGAAAGAGTGGGAAAAGCTTCCCGGAATCGATTTCCGTATTTCGAATAAGGCCTCGGCGATAATTTTGCGTAACTTGTCTTCTCGGGCAAGCCGGAGAAAGGGGCTGTTTGAAAATATCGATCTGTTTAACAAGCACCCACACAATGAAATTTTAAATGAATTCTTCTATCGTATTATTGAGACCCGCGGTTTTGCCGGACAGCAAATAAGGGGGGAGCTTTCTTACGATGTGTTTGAGGATTTCACCCGATGGATACGCGACAACTTTTCAGAACTTCAAACTGCGCTTGGGTTTGAAAATAGAGACGCTCAGGCATGCTCCGATGGGATAACAGATATAATATATCTTTTCAATTTCATTGATGCGGCGAGTTTGCGCGAAGGCCTGATGACCACGCGGCTAAACGAGAAGTTCCGGGAATTCTTCGCTGATTTCCGGAAGGTGATCACACCTTCTGCCGGCAATTTACCGGTTAACTGGCGGAATATATTGTCCGACCGCTGGAATGACTTTAGGACGACCTATGACCAGCGCAATTATTTGAAGGATCGCCTAGGCCGGTTCCGCCAGGAGAGGCGCGATCTGGGCGAGAATGAATCGGAATTAAATGAATTTATCGATTCGATGAGCCCCGAGGCAGTTAAAGTTTTGACGCGGGATCTACAGCATTTTCAGGGTTGGTATGTGGAGAGCGCAACCTTTGGACTGACCCCGGAGGCGATGCTGAAGATCGTAATGCTTTCCATTGTCCTGGCAAAGCGTAAAGGCGCGGATTTGACCCGGCCATTTCATGTTAATTTCTTTAATCTTATGCGCATGCTTTCATCCGACCGGCACGATTTTGATTCTTACCGCATCCGGATGGTTGAAACATTAGTGCGCGACCTTGATCTCGACGATATCATCCTAAAACCGGAGGTTGCCGGCCGCTTAGATCTAGACGCCGATGATCAGTCGCGAGCCCAGCCGTTATTGGGTGCCGTGAGCATGGCGGTTAACGGTACGAAGTCCATCTCTTTCGATTTCCATTTCAGCGAAGAGGCGGAACACCTCCTCCACCTGGTGCATAAATACGAAAAGAGCGATTCGGTGAAATTCCACCAGGTCTTAAAGTTGCTCCTGGACGCCTATGGTATCCGTAAAGATGAATTTGACCGTGTAAGCAATGAAGCCTCATATCTTAATACTATGGCCTTATCCAAAAATGACAAGACGCGCTTATTGCGTTACGGAAAAGGCCCAGTTTGGGTGGATATCGGACCGGCGGACGGGGTAACCCTGGAGATCGCCGAGATGATGAAAGAAGAGAAAGGCCTTGAGAATATCGTCGCGGTGGAAAAATCGCAGGAAGCGATTAACGCCCTGCGAAGAAGAATAAAACTAAAGAGTCTCTCCGCCATGGCTTTAAAAGGGGATGCCCGCGATTTGACGGATATTTTGGAGAATGCCGGAATTAAGTCCTCGAATACTATCATTTTTTCCGCCGTGCTGCATGAGATTTTCAGTTACGCCGGTAAAGACGGCCGCAGTTTTAATATTGAGACGGTAAAAGATGTGTTGCGTGCCGCGCTGCGCTCTCTCGCGCCCGGCGGCCGGCTTTTAATCCGCGACGGGCTTATTCCCGAAGATGGCGAAGAGACGCAGATCTTGGAGTTAAAAGGCAGGAACAATAAAGAGGTCTTTGACTATTATGTAAGGAACTTTGCCGGCAGGGACCTCTCCCGCGCGTATGAGGTAATCGACGAGGATACATCAGGCGAGATTTATCGCATTCGCATGAAACGCAAGGACGTGATGGAATTTCTCTTTACGCTTACCTGGTGCTATCGGCCGCAATTTAGCCCTGACAGCCTGCCATATGAGGTAAGGGAACAGTATGGTGTCTTAACGCGAAGCGGTTATATTAAACTTATTCAGGAACTTGCCCGCGAAGAGAATATAGACATGCGCGAAGTCGAAATGCCGGAAGATGAACGAACCTATATTCAGCAGGGCTATGTCGATAACCTGAAAGGAATCGCCCGGCTGATGACGCTCGATGGCAAGGAAGCCCCCTTGCCGCCCAGCAATATGATGATCGTTGTAGAAAAAACCGATAAGGCTATGCCGCCGCCGATCGCGTTTGAAAAAGAGTGGGAGGCGTCGCGGTTGGATGCCGGCCAATTCCTTTCGGCGCTGTCTCCTATACTTGGATTAGAAACGGTTATAGACCATAATAAACCGATATTTGTATTTTCGGAAAAAGTCGCGTTCGATAATAATCTGGTAAGATGTCTTCCGAAACTTGCGGAGAAAGATATAAAGGTAGCGGTAATAGTCAAGGCTGATAATTATAAGGCAAAGGCTTTGATAGACAAATTGAATGAGGGCAAGACTGAGGATAAAAAGATCCTCCAGGCCGACACAATTGATGGTATAAGAAAAGCGGCGGCAGACGCAAAGATCTCCGCGCCAAGATTTTATTATTTCAGGATAAAAGATAGCGAAGATCCGGCATTTGAAGGACGCAATATCACGATGTATGATTTGACGCCTGATATGGTCAAAAGAATAATAGACGCTATCGGCACTGCTTGCGGCGTAGAAATTGAGAAACTCCCGCTCCTTCAAGAACTAGCGCATAAGTTTGCGGAAGCCGCATAATCTCCGGTCTTTAATCATCGGACGACAATTTATGTAATTTAGTTTTTTTGTTACATTTGCATAACATATAGGATGATGAGAGAAACCGCAACCCGTGCTAAAGCGCGGGTTTTTTTATTGGAATTATTTTAAAATAGTTTGCAACAATTTTGGCACTTTTAGCGTCTTTATATGTAGGGGATGAAACGACTATATATAAAAAAGGAGGCAAATATGAAGAATCTAATACCTCGGGAGGTTATTGAGAAGAAGATATATCTCATCAGAGGGCGAAATGTAATGCTGTCCAGTGATTTAGCAAATCTCTATGGCGTAGAAACAAAAAACCTGAATTTACAAGTTAAGAGAAACATAAAACGTTTTCCCAGGGATTTCATGTTTCAAGTGACTAAGGAAGAAAACTTGAGGTTGCAATTTGCAACCTCAAGTTATGGTGGACGCAGATATTTGCCATATGTATTTACGGAGCAGGGCATCGCGATGCTTTCAGGCATACTCAATAGCGAACGTGCTATCGAGGTGAATATAGCTATTATGCGGGCGTTTGTGCGATTGAGGGAGATTTTGCTGACACATAAGGACCTCGCCGATAAAATTGCAGCTCTTGAACTTAAGTATAAAAATCATGATCTGAGGCTTTCGGAATATGATAAGCACATAACGGCCATTTTTGATGCGATCCGACAGCTTATGGCACCACCGTCAGAACTCCCTTAATTCCACTACTCTTTGGGTTGTTTTTTGATATAATATGATACATAGACATGGCAATATTCTGGCCAAAGAAAGGTGATTATGCGAATAATTGATGCCATATCATTAGGTATCGGTTCTTTCGGAGTCATTTAACTAAGATGAAGATAAGAAGCGGTGTTCTCGGAACCAAAAAGACGGCGGGCAATATATGAGCCGAAAGACGCCGCTCAGGACAGCCTTTTTAACCATTTCCATATTTCTCCTATGTTTTTCCGCCTGCGCCTACGAAGCCAAGACCCACGGCAAGAGCGCGCGGTTGGCCTCAGAGCTTGTCCAGAGAACAGACTCCCTCAATATCTATAAAGAGCTTTACGACAGAGGTTACGCCAGCCAGATAATGGCGGGAGCCGAGGCAGGCGATTTCGGCAATGTCGACGGCAATAACCGTTCCTTCCGTCATTACTACGACCCCTACGCAAACACCTCCCAAAAAGGCCTCAAGTATTTCGATTATTATCAATTATGGGCCCATTTCGATGTCATAAAGAACCTTATCTGGCAGTCGCAGGGCAGGTGGATCGATGATATGGAGATCACGCCGCCCAAGAGCGGTTATTACGACGATGCGCTCGAGTGGGCCAGGAATAGCGCCGGCGCCGCCGATATGATGAACTGGGAAGGCGCGCTTCGCGTTTACGACTATACGACGAGCTCGCGCGGCCAGGCCTATCGCAGGCTGGGCTATGTTTCGCATCTGGCGGCGGATATGGCGCAGCCGGACTACGTCTTTGGCTATCCCCATCCGGGCTCGAGCTACCGCCGCGAGGAGGGAGGGAAAGTCTATTACGGCTTCGAAGCGCTGGTCGAGAATTACATCGACGATGTGGATTTTTCCGGGAAAGAGGTTAAGAAGCTCAGTTCTCTCGACGATTATTTTAACGAGATGGCGAGGGCCGCTAAGAGGACGGGCAGTCCCGCGCGTTACGTGCTTCCGCTGGGGCTTAAGACACAGACGCTTTCCGGCGCCAAGGATGTGGCCATTATCCCGGCGATAGACGACAGTAAACCGGGGGGACGTAAGAAATATCTGGATCTCGCCAGGGAACTTTTAGATCAAGCTGTCGAATATAATGCCGGCATACTGGAGCTATTTTACGATATCGTCAATCAGCCGCCTTATGTTGCGGACGTTACCGTTACCCAGAGCGGGGAAGGCCGCTATCATGGCTGGTATGAGGAGATGTATGACGATATCCGCGAACAGCTCGCGGGCGTGATCAATCCGGCGGTTTACAAGAGAGTATCCGCAAGGAGCCTGCGTAAAAAAGCCTCTCCGATAGATAGCGGCAAGAAAGCGCTTGTCCGCGTTACGTTCGGTCCGACTGAGGACATCGAAGAGCATATCGATCCGGCGAGCGTTAAGGTCCTTGTCGGCGATATCGAGGTGCCAGGGGCCATGACCGGGCCGAGGACGTGGGAGGGCGAGTTCACTTATAATTTCGAATCCAAGGAGCCGGAGAAGACATTTCCCATAAAAATATCCGCCAAAGATATCCATAACCATTTTCCGCGCGCCGGCCTCTCCGCGCAAGGCTATGAATTGGACTCGAATCCGGAAACACCGGCGAGGCTCTCCGGTTACGTGCCGCCCTATCCCTGGAAGGATTATGAGCCCGGGGCGGATGCTAACCATTCGATCGTGATACGGCAGATTGTCCCGCCTCCGATAGCGGAGTCGATAGAGGTATTTTCACAGGGCACATATTTTGTAAGATCGCGCTGGATAGCTCCCTCCGCGGCGGAAGCCCGAAAAGGCAAAGAGGCGCTCCTAGAAAAAGACTCTTCAGGCGTGAAGGACGGAGTGGAGCTCGGGAAGACCGACTCCGCGACGGTCAGGATCACTTTTAGCCAGATAATGGACGATGGGACCCTGCGCCTTAAATTAGGCGGGGTCGATCTGCCGCTTTCCAAGACAGGTGAATTTACCTATGAAGCGATCATCCCGCTGGAGGAATTTAACAGGCCCGGATCCGATCAGGCTTACAGATTTGAGATAACGGGTAAGGGGATATCGGGGCTTGAGCTTGACGCGCAGCCCGGGACGGTCGCGGTCTTCAACGATAAAGCAAACCGTTGGATCGCCCTGGAATCCGGGCCGGATACGACGCATTCCCTGCGTATCTACGGGGAGTTCGGAAAGGCCGCACTTAAAGGCATCGTCCACGAGATGGAGCTCGTTTCTCCGTCCGGCCGCCCAGTGGCCGGCAAACCCCTCGCAGGATGGAACGTCGTCATATATGTCGGTTCGATAGAGGTCGATCAGTCTCTTTGCGAAGAGGCCCTGCGGCTCGCGCGTTTGGCGGGCATTGGGGAACATAAAGAAGACCCTAAGGCGTTAAACCTCTTAAAGGATAAAGTGAAATCGTCGTGCCGCCTTCTTTACGGCACCATGCCGGGCTGGATCGTGAAGACCGACTCCGAAGGTAAATTTACGTTT from Candidatus Omnitrophota bacterium encodes the following:
- a CDS encoding CopG family antitoxin gives rise to the protein MRKKMPEFKSEEEEALFWSKHSPLDYPDEAKAAEKPFEFAMYLLKRAAKEHKEKKRLLTFRMEQSQILLAKIIAKKYGDNYQSLLRKWIRERIYEEIKGNPNIAKDVRKQNLRLV
- a CDS encoding YiiX/YebB-like N1pC/P60 family cysteine hydrolase — its product is MNNLKKYSKIRSRMQNGDVIAFQGTDFPAMAVQNTTGSQFSHVGLVIRITDVDIDRIFIIESVPSAGVVLLPLSRKLYTFPGRAWWAPLRFSKISNNMLPQLNEQKVRSIIYKWAMCELGKAYDFTMIGSIIKSILLKCKASEEDCREYICSELVAQAFKQGQIWPKGMNISNITPVDIINLPIIDALVELY
- a CDS encoding PDDEXK nuclease domain-containing protein, which translates into the protein MLNNYHIFLSSLKEKIRKERLRVVLASNAALVMLYWDIGRSILKKQNEEGWGSRVIDRLSSDLSREFPDMKGFSPRNLKYMRSFGIAWPDKLIVQRVIAQLPWRSNIALIDKLKKPEERLWYAMKTIKHGWSQPILCLQIEAQAHKREGKATNNFSLALTSVDSDMAKEVFKDPYLFDFLGTADIRREKEVEQALVDHIQRFLLELGQGFAFVGRQVHLELGGNDYYIDLLFYHLKLRCYIIIELKAGDFVPEYVGKMNMYLSVVDDILRHPDDNPSIGLLLVKRKNKMIAEYALSGYTKPIGVAQWETKITKSLPKELKSNLPAIEEIEKELSKGKFMP
- a CDS encoding secondary thiamine-phosphate synthase enzyme YjbQ, coding for MKILTEKIRVDTKEAKDLVNITGEVADILKGSGLKKGNVTVFVVGSTAAITTFEYENGMIKDMQDLCEKLVPSNKHYNHDETWGDANGFSHLRAALFGPSLTIPFEGGKLSLGTWQQVVLAEFDNRPRNREIIVQMIGE
- a CDS encoding NERD domain-containing protein codes for the protein MLEFLAPLIFICIIFFLFRILFLSWVSGEEGVARKLESLRRINKEYHPFNNIILKTPDGTTQIDHILISPYGIFVIETKDFKGWIFGDAHQKKWTQSLFGSRRSSIKYQFQNPIRQNYKHVKAAQDFLDIDSKSIFNVVVFTGTSEFKTDMPENVLKLHDLLPCIKLQTKILFTSEKVEALSQKLRDYVEHASYNEEDHFKNIVNNMMHPICPRCGKPMVLRKARKGAGAGSEFWGCPNFPECRITKNVA